The following are encoded in a window of Arvicanthis niloticus isolate mArvNil1 chromosome 1, mArvNil1.pat.X, whole genome shotgun sequence genomic DNA:
- the Pmis2 gene encoding transmembrane protein PMIS2 produces the protein MAQASRKPLGRPQTADELKFYARNHLLLTILSMIIFLPLGAIGFYFSRKTDEANRCSDWVDAYRNSTRTIWLDVFAILIGLGIVFVVALVL, from the exons ATGGCTCAAGCCTCAAGGAAGCCGCTAGGACGTCCACAGACTGCAGATGAACTGAAATTTTACGCTCGGAATCACTTGCTGCTGACGATCCTCTCAATGATTATTTTCCTACCCTTAGGAGCAATAGGCTTTTACTTCAGCCGCAAG ACCGACGAAGCCAATCGGTGCAGCGACTGGGTAGACGCCTACCGGAACTCAACTCGAACTATTTGGCTTGATGTATTCGCCATACTAATTGGTCTAGGCATCGTTTTTGTAGTTGCCCTAGTCTTATGA